AGCAGCGCGATCACCGACATCGCGAACATCGGGCCGAACGCGGAGGTGCTGGAGGCGTCCACGAAGGAGCGCAGCGCGAGGGTCAGCGTGAACTTGTCCGGGTCGAACAGGTAGATGAGCTGGGTGAAGAAGTCGTTCCAGGTCCAGATGAAGGTGAAGATGGCGGTGGTGATCAGGGCCGGCCGGGAGAGCGGCAGCACGACCTGGAAGAAGCTGCGGAAGGGGCCGCAGCCGTCGATCCGGGCCGCCTCCTCCAGTTCGCGCGGCAGGCCGCGCATGAACTGCACGATGAGGAAGACGAAGAACGCCTCGGTGGCGAGGAACTTCGGCAGGATCAGCGGCCAGTAGGTGTTCACCAGGCCGAGCTGGTTGAAGATGATGTACTGCGGGATCAGCACCGCGTGGTGCGGCAGCATGATCGTGGCGATCATGAAGGCGAACAGCGGCCCGCGCAGCCGGAACCTGAGGCGTGCGAAGGC
The genomic region above belongs to Streptomyces coeruleorubidus and contains:
- a CDS encoding carbohydrate ABC transporter permease — its product is MTSTAVSHKPVRWGRVAVHLGCLAALLVMLYPLAWLLATSLKPADEVIASLDLLPSHLEWSNYSTAMEGVNDVSIWRLLTNSLLIAGGAVLGNVISCSLAAYAFARLRFRLRGPLFAFMIATIMLPHHAVLIPQYIIFNQLGLVNTYWPLILPKFLATEAFFVFLIVQFMRGLPRELEEAARIDGCGPFRSFFQVVLPLSRPALITTAIFTFIWTWNDFFTQLIYLFDPDKFTLTLALRSFVDASSTSAFGPMFAMSVIALLPIVLFFLAFQRFLVEGMASSGLKG